A stretch of DNA from Yoonia sp. G8-12:
CCAAACAGGGCGAAGGCCGCAACGCACGCCAGCATGAGCAGCGAGACAACGGCGGCGCGGTTGCGGAAAAAACGCGTGCGTGCATCGGCCCACAGGGACCTGCCTTTGACCTCGGCCAGCTGCATCTGGTCTGCGACGCCTTCGACGGCGGCTCTGTTGGGAAACATCTGTCAGGCCCCCTTAATAGCGGATCTTGGGGTCGATCCATGCATAAAGGATATCGACCACAAGATTGAACATAATTGTCAGGGCGCCCACCAGAATGGTGATGCCCATGATGACGGAATAGTCGCGATTGAAGGCAGAGTTCACGAAGAACTGGCCAATGCCGCCGGTGGAAAAGAACACATCAATGATGACCGAACCGGTGATCATGCCCACAAAAGCAGGCCCAAGATAGGACAGCACGGGCAGGATCGTCGGTTTCATCGCATGTTTCCAGATGACGCGGCGCATCGGCAACCCCTTGGCTTGGGCGGTGCGGATGAAGTTGGTGTTGAGCACCTCAAGCATCGAGGACCGTGTGATCCGCGCAATCGAGGCCATGTAAGAGGTCGAAAGCGCGATTACTGGCATGATCAGGAATTGCCACTGCCCGCCGTTCCAGCCGCCACCGGGCAGCCAGCCAAGCCAGAGGGTGAAGATCAAAAGCAGGATTGGTGCCATCACAAAGTTTGGTAGCACCTGCGCCCCGATAGAGATGCCAACCGCAAAGTAATCAATCCAGGTGTTTTGCTTGATGGCCGCAGCAATGCCGAGAGAGACGCCGACAGTCACCGCAACAACAAAGGACCAAAAGCCGTATGTCAACGTGACAGGAAAACCCTGCGCGATAATATCGTTGACCGAGCGGTCTTTGTATTGAAACGACGGCCCGAAATCGAACTGGGTAACGACACTGACAACATAGTTGAGGATTTGTTTCCAAAACGGCTGATCCAGCCCGTATTTCGCTTCGATATTGGCAAGCACTTCGGGCGGCAGGGGCCTTTCGGAATTGAAGGGGCCGCCGGGGGCTGCGTACATCAGGATGAACGACAAAACGACCAGTATCAAAAGGGTCGGGATGGCCACGGCAAGGCGACGTACAACAAAGCTCAGCATGTGTCAGGTATCCTAACAGAACGGGAAAGCCGCGCCCCGTCTGCGGGGGCGCGGCCGATCACAAGGTGTGATTACTCGGCGATCTTGTAGAGATCTTTGGAGTACCAGTTCTGTTCAAAGTTCTCGTAGGGCCAACCTTGGAGGTCTTCCGCAAACATGTCGACTGCGGCGTAGTGGTAGATTGGAATGATCGGCGTATCCTGCGCGATGAATTCCTCGACGCGGTCATAGTTTGCCTGCGGGTTCTCAGATGTTTTGGCTTCTGCCAACAACGCGTCAACTTCGGGGTTCATGTATTTGCTGTCGTTGTAGCCCGAGCCGGAGTCCATCAGATCAAGGAAGGTCGAGGCTTCGTTGTAGTCTGCACACCACCCACCGCGGGCCACGTCGAAATCACCGTTGGAGCGGGCTTCAAGGAAGGTCTGCCATTCTTGGTTGGCGAGCGTGGTTTCAACACCCAATGTCTGCTTCCACATCTGGCTGATCGCAATGGCCACAGCGCGGTGGGATTCGTCGGTATTGTAGACCAGATCAATGCTGAGCGGATTGTCAGAGCCATAGCCGGCTTCGGCCAGCAGCTCTTGCGCCATTGTGTTGCGGTCGGCCTGGGTCATGTCCGCCATCGGGATGTTTGGTGTTTCAAAACCTGCAGTCGCCCAATGGGTGAAGGTGTAGGCGGGTTTCTGACCACCGGCGAGGACGTTCTCGACGATGATATTGCGGTCAACGGCAAGGCTAAGCGCTTTGCGGACGTTGGGATCCTGCAATTCCTCTGGGGCCCCGTCGCGCAGATTGAACATGTAGTAGTACGAACAGGCCTGCGGGACCGAAACCGCCTGATCGGGGTATTCGGCAGACAGCCGCGGGAACTGACCTGCGGGCACGTCCGTGCGGTCCAATTCACCTGCCAGATAACGGGTGAGGGCCACGTTCTCATCTGGAATGACCAGTTTTGTCACGCGTTCGAGGATGGTGTTTTCATTGTCCCAGTACATCGGATTGCGTTCCCGGACGAGCCGTTCCTGTGGCACGAATTCGGTCAACACATAGGCACCGTTTGACACCATGTTTTCCGGTAGAACCCAGTCGCTGCCGTGCGCTTCGATCGTGGCCTGATGCACGGGGAAAGTTGTGCCATGCGTGACCATTTGCGGGAAATAAGGCAGGGGCTGTGTCAGGCGCACCTCAAGCGTTGTGTCGTTGACGGCGGTCACGCCCAGTTCGGAGGGCGCCATGTCGCCTGCGATGACGTCGCCGCCATTCTCGATCGACATCAGGTCGATGTACCAGCTATAGGGCGATGCCAGTTCAGGCGATGCCGCACGCTGCCAGGCATAAACAAAGTCACCGGCGGTGACCGGATCGCCGTTCGACCACTTTGCATTGTCGCGCAGGGTGAAGGTGTAGATCAGACCATCATCGCTAACCGTGTGGCTGACAGCGACACCGGGGATCAGGTTGCCTGCGGCGTCTTGATTGTAGAGACCTTCGAACAGGTCACGTACCACATCGGCGCCATCCACGTCTTCAACAAGACCCGGGTCAATCGACGGGCTTTCGTCGCCCACGCGGTAGGTAAATGACTGATCAGAGGCGAGCGCTTCGCCTGTGACAGGGTGGGTGGCGTGGGCGTCTGCGTAAAGCGCGCCGGTTGTGGCAATCAGCAGTGCAGAGGTGGTTGCCAGAAGTTTGGTTTTCAGTGTCATGAGATATCTCCTTGTGGATGTAATCATTGACGAGTGAGCGCAACTGGTGCGCCGCTGATGCCATCTTTTGACGCCTCTTGCAAAATGACAAGGTTATTCGGCGGTTGACCCGACGACAGTGCGATCTAATTTCAAAGCCAAGTTTGGTGGGAAAAAAATAGCCTGTACGCGAGACTTATCACGCAATTTTTGAGGTAGCACCGTGAGGCAAGTGGCAATAATTCGCACAGGTTTTGCTGTAAATCATACTCGCGCAATACAGTTTGCAGCTCCATTGGGCCCCATCAATGGTATGGTGAAGATATGAATGAACTTTCCCTTGTTGCACGCGATGCCTTGCCTGATGCCTTGCGCGTTCTCTTGGCCGAATACCCGCGTGAAGGTTGGGAAGCCGACCCCGGTTTTGACGGCTTGATTCGCTTCTGGCTGGATCGTCATTTGATGTTCCGCAGGCTGCTGGGTGAACTTCGCAGCGGCACAGAGGCGCTTTTGGATCGCAAGATTGAGGTGGATCGCTTTGCCGGTCTTACGTCGCGCTATGGTGGTATGCTGGTAAACGGGTTGCACGAGCACCACACGATTGAGGATGCGCATTATTTCCCGAAACTGGTGACGAAAGACGCCCGTATCGCGAAAGGTTTTGCGATTCTGGACAAGGATCATCACGATCTGGATGAGTTTTTGGCGGATTTTGTCGGTCGCGCGAACGAGGTGCTGGGTCTGACCGCGAAACGCAACAAGCTGCAAACAGCGGCAGGGCATTTTCAAACCGAGTTGACCAAACTGGAAGGCCTGCTGGATCGCCACTTGATCGACGAAGAAGAGCTGATCGTGCCGGTGATCCTGCGCTACGGTTCACGCGATCTGGGGTAGATTATCGCAGGCGGAAGGACGCAGAATCGCCCGCGCCCTGATCGACGGTAAAGCGCAGGCGATCATCGCCGCGTGCTTCGACCAATTGACAGTTATAGGGGATAGGATCACCGCCCCAGCTGAGCTCCCGGCAGAAATAGCCATCTTCCCATGTCCAGTTACCGACGATGTCCCACCCGATGGCCGATCCGTCGATTTGCCCGTTAGGTGACACGCTGAGGCTGACCCCGTAGAAGAAATTGCTAAGTTCACGTCCTTCGACAAGGGACACGAAAGTTGCTTGGTCTTTGACGGGTACATAGCTGTCGGCCACGGCGGGCGCCGCGGCAGTTGCCAACACCAAAGATAAGATCACAGATTTCATCAGGCCCTCCACTTTTTGTAGAACATCTTTTATACGTGGCACCGTGCGATTTGGTTCACTTTGAGGTGTGGGCGACGGACCGTATGGGCAGAGCGGACCTTCGTACGGAGTGCAGCGAATGGTTGCTGTGAGCCCATAGCTCCTGATTGCTGTGTCGCAGCGAACGTGCGCTATCGCGATAACGCCAAAAACCATCAACAACAGGTTTAATTTTGAACGACGTTCACATCAACGTCAAAACAGAAGATTATTCAGCGTTCCAAAAACGAGGGTTCTTGGTGCGTGCTGGAAAGGTCAACTTTGTAGAGCAAGTGACCTTGTCAGGTCCATTGCATCCTCGAAATACCAAAGGTAGCGTTTTCCACTAAGCGTATGAACTGTGGCGCATTGTTATCAAGAAGGTGAATATCTAATGAGATTGCATTTCTTACTCATAGCCGCAGCGTGTTCAATATTTTTGGCCATACCCGGACACGCTGAAATTCGTTCGATCTCTGGTTCGGATGTTCCGGAGTTTACGGTAGCCGTAGAAAGCTGGTTAAATGGCGATGATTTAGAAGCACTGGAGGCATTGGCTGCGTTGTCGCGTGATGGAAATCCTGCAGCGCAGATTCTGTTGGCTGGCATCGCTACGAGAGGACACTTTCATACCCACGTTACGTCGCAACTAGAGCGCACTGAGCGCGTCGCACTACTTCGTGTACCCGGAGGGCTGTCAGGGAAGTCTTGGCTGACGATAGCAGAGAATACCGAACCGTTGGCGACGGCGTTACTTCAAGTCACCAGAATAGGGGAGAAAGCCGCAGCAATTTCGGCACTCATTAGTTTTGGCGAAACCGGCGAGGCATTGCTTGCCGCTCAGTCTATGCTGTATCAAGGTGAAGCGACTGCATTAATCGAAGTGCTCCAAGGCATGGATGCGGAGCTAACGCCGGAGGCTGATGTCCTGTTGCTTTGGGCTCTTTTCCAGTCAGAAAGTGAAGATTCAGGCCGGTATGTTGGTTCGGCGCGCATCGCATCAAGAGTTTTTGGGAATGACAGCCTGGAGCTTTCGGAAATGGCATGGGTAGCTCCAACGCCAGTCGAAATTCTCGAAGACACCGAACGCCGCAACGATGTCATTCGATTAAGCGATCAAGTTATCTCATGGACACCATTGAACCGATATTGTGATCAACACTGCCCATCAAGCGCCGGATCATGCAAAGCCGTGGGCGCAAGCCTGCTTTCAGCGGTAGGCCCGTTCGCCATGCGGAGCCCGCGTATGAGTATTATCAGCAATGAAAGATATTGGAATAGTTCCCGTGCTGAAGCGGATCTTGCCCGCAACATTGTTGATCTGAGCCGATATCAAGAAGACACTTTTGATTCCGTCGATGCATGCTTCATGGACGCCATGAGCGAGATGCAGGCTGAACACGGTTACCGCCAATAGCTGCCTGAAAACCATATCTTGTCGTTTTCGACGACAGCATCCAAAGATAGCTCTGCCGCGGTCCAGTACTGTTCCAAAAACAACCGTTATTTGTACAGCTCGCCAAACCGGCCCATGGTGCGCCTGCCGCGAAGGTCGGCCGGCGCCGCCTTACCTCTCTTCTATTGCCGTGATCATATCCACGCGGGTGGCGTGGCGGCCGCCTTCGAAATCGGCGTTCAAAAAGGCGTCAACGATATCAAGTGCGAGTGCGTCTCCGATGACGCGCGCGCCCAGTGACAGCAAGTTGGCGTCGTTGTGCTGCCGGATCATGCGCGCAGAGAATGCGTCGGAACACACGCCGCAGCGCACGCCTTTGACCTTGTTGGCGGCCATCATGATGCCTTGGCCGGTGCCGCACAGGATAATCCCCAGCGCGCAGTCGCTAGAGGCCACGCGCCGTGCGGCAGCCTCGCCGTGTTGCGGATAAGGCGTGCTTTCGGGGGTAGTCGGGCCAATATCGACGACCTCCCATCCCTGCGCCTTGATATGGTCGGCGATGGTCTGGCGCATGCCTATGGCAGCGTGATCAGAGGAAAGCACAATGCGTTTGTTGGTCATGGAAGATTTGCCTTTTGCTGTCGGTTAGATGCCCAGAACGTCCATCATGTCATATTCGCCGGGGGCTTTGTCTTGGCCCCAAAGGGCCGCTTTCAGTGCGCCACGGGCAAAAATCGCGCGGTCTGTCGCGATGTGCCGCAGCACGATCCGTTCGCCAGCGGCGGCAAACAGCACGTCATGCTCGCCCACGATATCGCCGCCACGAATGGCGCTAAAGCCGATGTCGCCGCGTTGCCGCGCACCTGTGATCCCGTCGCGCCCGCTGTCGCGGACGTCGCTCAGCGTAACACCGCGCCCCTCAGCGGCAGCCTCGCCCAGCATGAGGGCCGTGCCAGAGGGGGCGTCGACCTTTTGATTGTGGTGCGCTTCGATGATTTCGATGTCAAAATCTTCGTCGAGTGCGGCTGCGACCTTTTTGGTCAATTGCACCAGAAGGTTCACACCCAATGACATGTTCCCTGCCCGCACGATAACCGCATGGCGGGAGGCCGCGTTGATTGCTTTCAGATCGTCCTCGGACAACCCTGTCGTGCCGATCACATGGACCGCGCGCGCCTGTGCCGCCAGACCTGCAAAGCCGACGGTGGCGGCGGGGGCTGTGAAATCAATGACAGCTTGGGCCTTGGCGAACACCTCGACCGCATCGTCCGTGACGGCAACGCCCACAGGCTGGCCGCCGGTGGCGGTGCCGATGTCCTGACCGATCCAGTCATGGCCGGGCCGCTCCAACACGCCGACAAGGCGGCATTTGTCCGAGGCCAGCACTGTTTTGATCAACATTTGGCCCATACGGCCCGATGCGCCTGTGATCACGATGCCTGGAGTGTCTGTCATGGTACGTTTCCTTTATCCGTGCCCTGTCTTAGCGGCGGATTGCCATGGACGCAAAGGCTTGCTTGGCAATGGCGCGATCAAGGATTACATGAGGGCCATGGCAAAGAATGCAAACAGAGACGGCAAGGCCCCCACGCAGCGCATGTTGCGCGTGGGCGAGGTGATCCGCCGCACACTATCCGAGGTCCTGCAACGTGGTGACGTGCATGACGATGAACTGGCGCGTATGTCCATTACGGTGGGCGAGGTGCGCATGACATCCGATCTGCGGATTGCGACCGCCTTTGTGTTGCCCCTTGGCGGGCAGGGCAAGGAAGAAGCGCTTGAGGCGCTGCGCCGCAACAAGCACGAAATCCGGCATTTGGTTGTTAAAGGGGGTACGATGAAATTCGCGCCCGAGCTGCGTTTTGAGATCGACGGCACCTTTGACCAGATTGACGCGACACGCGCGCTCTTGGCCGAGGATCACGTGCGTCAGGATCTGGACGACTGATGCGCTGGCTTGCTGTGGCGTTGCTCTTTTGGGCGCTGCCGGCAGCGGCGGTGACCTGCGAGGATGTCAGCTATGCCGGCAACAGTTATACAGTCTGCACCGTGGATGCGGCGCAAGAGGACCTGCGGTTGTTTCACAAGGATGCCGATGGTGCCGTGATCGGCAGTTTTGGCGCGATTGAGGCCTTGCCCGACGTCGGCAGTCTTGCTTTTGCGATGAATGCAGGGATGTACCACGATGACCGCTCGCCTGTGGGTCATTATCTTGAGGGCGGTGTTGAGGTGATGCGGGTAATCCCGAATGCAGGCCCCGGCAATTTCGGTCTGCTGCCCAATGGGGTGCTTTGCATTACTGATACCACGGCGCAGGTTTTCGAGACCCTTACCTATGTCGCAAAGGCCCCCGCCTGTCGTGACGCCACGCAATCAGGCCCGATGTTGGTGATTGATGGCGCACTTCATCCGCGTTTTCTGCCTGATAGTACATCGCGCTTTATCCGGAATGGTGTCGGAACATCCGCCGATGGTACTCAAGCGGTTTTCGCGATTTCCAATACCAGCGTCACGTTTCACGAATTTGGCAGCTTCTTCAAAGACTACCTCGCGCTGCCCAACGCCCTTTATTTCGACGGTAAAGTGTCGCGTCTCTATTCTCGTGCCCAAGGGCGCAGCGATTTCGGGTTTCAATTGGGACCGATGGTTGCTGTGATCGAGTAGTGTGAGTGTAACCCGCCTTACCAGTCGCACAGATCCATAACATATTGCAGGTTCGGGCTTTGCGGCAATGATCTGGCCTCATCCGCTGTGAACCAGCCCGCATCAAGCGCATCATCCGCCGCGATTGCTGTGCCGTTTTCATAGGTACAGACCACTACCGCCAAAAGGTAGTGGAACAGCACGGCACCGTCCGCGTCGTGTGTGATGACATCGAGGTTGGTCAGGTAGCCCTGTGCCGTAGCTGTCACGCCGGTTTCTTCTGCCAATTCACGTACCGCTGCGTCGCGCGCCGTTTCCCCCAGTTCCACATGACCGCCCGGGAACCCCCACGTATTGGCGTTGGGTTCTTTCTTGCGCTGCACCAAAAGGAACCGACCTTCATGTCGAACAACAGCGATGGCGCCAAGTTTGGGGTGCATCAAAGTCCTGCGATTTTTGCAGCCATGGCGTGGCCTAACGTGATGTGATCCTGCGCATCTAAATGCAGCCCATCAACAGGGCTAGGCTTGATATGCATGCCCGCATCCAGAAACGGCAGCCCCCAGTGATCGGCCAGTTGTGCTATTGCAAAAGGCAGATCGCGGGCTTTCGTATTCGCACCCAAAAGCCCGTCACGAAACGTCCCTTGTTCAAGCACCAGCGCGGGGGCTACCAGCAGAATATCAAAACCCTTGTGCCGCAATTGGTACGGTTCGGAGCGGGCGATGCCCAAAAGTCCGGCAAGTCCGGCGACCACCTGATCCACGCTTGCGCCGTGATGTGTCTTGAGGTCGTTGGTTCCCAGCATGATCACCAAAAGATCAATAGGGCCTTGGCTTTCCAGCGCGATCCGTAGACCGATCTGGCCATCCATATGGGGACCCATGACCGGGTCTGCCCTGCACGTCGTGCGTCCGGGCAACCCGTCTTCGATCAAAACCCACTCAGGGCCGAGGTCCGAGAGCATAACAGTAGGCCAGCGCGTATCAGCACCAAAACGCTGGAATTCGCCGGGGGCATGCGCAGGCGGCATGCCATAGGTGTTGCTGTCGCCGAATGTAAGAACGGTTTTTGTCATGCATCTACGGTAAGTGCGGGACGTGCGTTGGTAAAGCGGCATTGCCCCCTTGGACTTACGGCGAAGAGCGCACATATAGGGGGTAACATAATGTTGAAGGAGACAGGCCATGCTGGAATTGGACGCAAATGCAAATGCGAATGCCCCTGCTGATCTGATCAAGGACGGAACGGACGCGAGCTTTGTCAAAGACGTGATTGAGGCGTCGCAGACAGTGCCGGTGATCGTGGATTTTTGGGCACCTTGGTGTGGTCCTTGCAAAACGCTTGGCCCTGCGATCGAAGCGGCGGTCACCAATGCGAAAGGCCGCGTCAAGCTGGTCAAGATCGACGTGGATGCGCACCAGGCCTATGCGGGCCAGTTGCAGGTGCAGTCGATCCCGACCGTCTATGCCTTTTACCAAGGAAAGCCGGTGGACGGGTTCCAAGGCGCTTTGCCGCCATCGGAAATCAATGCCTTTGTGGACAAGATCGCAGCCCTTGCCGGCGATCCCGAGGCAGAGGACCTTAGCGCCGCGATTGAGGCCGCCGAGCAGATGTTGCAGGAAGGGGCGGCTGCGGACGCTGCCGAGACTTTTGCCGCGATCCTGCAAGAAGAGCCGAACAATGCGCCCGCCTACGCAGGGCTTGTGCGGTCGTATCTGGCGTTGGACGATATTGATCAGGCCGAGGCCATCTTGAACGGTGCACCAGCCGAGATTTCTACCGATCCGCTGCTCGAGGCGGTCCACGCGCAGATCACACTGGCGCGCGAGGCGGCGAACGCTGGGCCTGTAGCGGAATTGCAGGCGGCTGTCGATGCGGATCCCGACAATCATCAGGCGCGGTTTGATCTGGCAACGGCACAGCATGCCAATGGTCAGGTTGAAGAGGCCGTGACTACTTTGCTTGAGTTGTTTCGCCGTGACCGCGAGTGGAATGACGGAGCCGCCAAGACCCAGCTTTTCAAGTTATTTGACGCGCATGATGCAAAAGATCCCATTGTGCTGAACGGGCGGCGCAAGCTTTCGTCAATGATATTTGCCTGAACACAGCTTTGGCCTAGGTTATTCGTTATGACATCATCCAATGACCTACCAGACATCATCCCTGTGTTTCCGCTACCGGGCGCGCTGCTTTTGCCGCGTGCGCGCTTGCCGCTGCACCTGTTTGAACCGCGCTATCTGGCGATGCTGGAGGATGTGCTGAAAACCCCAACGCGGTTGATCGGGATGGTCCAGCCTTATGACGCGCCGGGCAAAGATGGCAAACTGCACAGTATTGGCTGCTCTGGTCGTGTGACGGCGTTCTCTGAAACCGAGGATGGGCGGTATATGATCACCATGTCCGGAATGTCACGTTTCCGCATTATTGAGGAAGTGGAAGGATTTACCCCATACCGCCGCTGCAAGGTGAGCTGGCAGGGGTTCGGCCGTGATCTTGGACCTGTCGAAAGAGATGACAGTTTCGACCGTGACGCCTTCATGGAGGCATTGGGCCGCTATCTGGTGGATCAGGGGCTGTCAACTGATTGGGAAAGCTTGGGCGAAGCAGAAGACGAGTTGTTGATTAATTCACTGTCGATGCTTTGTCCCTTTGCACCAGAGGACAAGCAGGCCCTGCTTGAGGCGCCATCCTTGACCACGCGGCGTGAAACGCTCATGACTTTGATCGAATTCGCTTTGCGTGGCGGATCCGGCGAAGAGGTGATGCAATGAGTGGAACAGCATTTGACCCCAAGATGCTTGAGGCGTTGGTGTGTCCTTTGACGCAAGAGACGCTGCGGTATGACGCAGAAAAGCAAGAGCTTGTTAGCAAAGCAGGCAAGGTTGCCTTCCCGATCCGCAATGGAATTCCGGTGATGCTGGTTGACGAAGCGCGTCCGCTCGAGACGTAGCCGGACGGTTGCTGCGCTGGGTTTCGTTGAGGTAAGTGAACCTAGATGATTTTTAGCTAGATTGCTGGTTCAAAAGGCCGGATTTACCGGATCTTTGAAACGGGTAAATTCAGTCTTGGACGTGCATAATCTGATCGAGATGGGCGGCTTAGCTGCGCTGCGCGGCAGCGTGTTCTTCGGATTTATTTTGTTGCGGCGCATTTGACCAAAGCACACCGGCGACAAAGCCAGTCATACCACCCAGGATATATGCCAGTATTGCCAGCAACACACCTGCGCCCGAAAGCAAAGCCACAGCTGCCGCAATAATGCCAGATGCTATTCCGAGTATGATATACACAATGAACATCAGTGGCTCTTTCCTGCTTGGTCGATCTCTTGCTTCAGTTTCCACGAGCCTATGCACGCTTCGTGTCAAAACTTTGTTCGAATTCAAACCAGTTTGTACGGTAAATCCTAAGATACTCTTAACGCCACACTGCCCAATCATTGGACCGGGCGATTGAAGGCGCTGGATACAGGACGCAGGTTGGCATTGCCAAGCGAGCCTGAGCCGCTGGCCAATAAAGAGCAGAAATCAGCCGAAAGACTTATGGTCGCCAGGAGAATGGCCGCTCAAGTGTCAGGAAAATAGAGGTGCTATTGGTACGCACGCCGTCATCCTCGCGGAAATCAGCACTGGCGCCGACGTTCATCTGCCAAACTTCAGTGATGCTGTAACCGTAACTTGCCGAGAGGCTGCCAGTCGCGAAAACATCGCCTCCGTCAGGATCACTCGCTTGGCCGAAATCAAATCCAACCTGCATGCTACTGACAGGGCTCAGCTCTTGCAGATAGGTCGCGCTGAATGTCGTTGTGGCGCGGTCATCGCCTGGTGCAAGGCTGTGGTCGGCACTCAGGTCAATCTGCGCAGATGGCAGCGGATAACTGAACGCAATCCGTCCGGTCAACCGCGGGTCGCCAAATTCATCCTCGACCACTCCCAATGCGCCACTCAGGCTGCCATTGGGCAGCGCATAGTCGCGTGAGATGGAAGCGGCCCAGAAAATTTCATCCTCTTCATCGCGCGAAACGCTGATGCCTGTTGTGAGGTCGCCAAGAGGGCGCGCAAAGCTGAGCTCACCTGACAGCGTTGTCGTGTGGGTTATCGGGCTGCCGACGTCTTTCGTTTGCGAGTAAGAGAGTGCGATGTTGCTGGTGATGACTTCATTGACGTTCAGTCGCAGTCCAAATGACAAAGCTGCAAAGTCGCTATCAACCAGTGCTGCACTTGCGTCTTCGTAGCGTAGTGCTTGCAAGCTGGTCGAAAGGCTGTAACCCACCGGTCTTGTCTCACCCCATGTTATAGAGGTCGTCAACGTTGTTTCCGTGCGAATACCTGTGCCTGTCAGATCTTCAAAATCATCGGGAAGGACGATTTCGCCACCGTCATCAATAAAGTCCGTGGCGTCGCGCAGAAAGGCGATATCTTCGCGCCGTGATGTGAGGCTAAAATCAAACAAAGCATCAGCGCTAGTCCGCGTGTAACCCAGTCGCCCGACAATACTTTCATCGGCAAATTCGCCATCGCTGATATTCAGCGCGGTGTCCAAATCAAAAGAGAGCCGCTGTGAGCGTGTTTCTGTAACTGCGCCGAAACCCAGAGTGGTAATGCTCTCAAAGCCCTCTTCCTCAACCGTCGTTTCGAGGTCACGATCTGTGCTGCCGAGAAAGGTTTGGCCCAAGTCAAATGTGAAGTAGACACCGCCGGGCTCTGCCTCTTGCGCGAAAGCGGTAAGAGGGCAAAGGCTGGTGGCGAGAGCAAGGCTGATTATGCGTTTCATATTTATCCGCCCCCAAGCGGAAGCAAGGGGTCTGGATTCTTATTCAAACAGTTTGCGCTGAGGGATTACGATGACATCGCCATCGCGCATCCGCACAGCCCCATTGTCGCTGCTACCATCGAGAATGCTGTCATAGTTGATGGTGTAGACGTCGCTACCGCGGCGCAATTGGATGCGTTTCACGGCGGCAAAGTTCGTAAAGCCACCAAACTGGGCGATCGCCTGCATCAGGTTTGTACCCGGTTCAATCTCGACCCGGCCGACAGTCACGCCTTCGCCGACAACAAAAATCCCGATTGTGCGTGGTTCTTGCTCAGGTGCGAGCCCTTCAATGCCCACAAAGACGCTCGGCGGGCTGACAAAGCTTGCAGCAAGCCGGCTTGTCAATGCGGATTGGATTTGTGCTGTTGTAAGGCCGCTTGCGCGCACGTTCCCTGTGCCGGGCAGTGCGATCCGACCGTCGGGTGCGACAAGCACGACGCGGTTCAGGCTGGCATCCTCGGCGACTTCGATACGCAAGGTATCACCGGGTTGTACCCTGTATTCCTGCGCAAACGTGATCGTGGAAAAGAACATAAGAGTCAGGAACGACCCCAATAGGGTAACAATACGGGACATAACGCGGCCTCTTTTTACAGTACAATGATGCGGGCAACACCTTCCCGCTCTAAGCGAAAGATTAACCCAGTTCTTCCGTTTTCCCAATGTAAAAACACGCTAAATTGACGCTAAAACAGCAAATTATGCACTATTGACCCAGTTCGTGCAGTTTTGCGCGGGCAATGTCGAACTGTGGAAGGGATTGATCACCAGCAAG
This window harbors:
- the oppB gene encoding oligopeptide ABC transporter permease OppB, with amino-acid sequence MLSFVVRRLAVAIPTLLILVVLSFILMYAAPGGPFNSERPLPPEVLANIEAKYGLDQPFWKQILNYVVSVVTQFDFGPSFQYKDRSVNDIIAQGFPVTLTYGFWSFVVAVTVGVSLGIAAAIKQNTWIDYFAVGISIGAQVLPNFVMAPILLLIFTLWLGWLPGGGWNGGQWQFLIMPVIALSTSYMASIARITRSSMLEVLNTNFIRTAQAKGLPMRRVIWKHAMKPTILPVLSYLGPAFVGMITGSVIIDVFFSTGGIGQFFVNSAFNRDYSVIMGITILVGALTIMFNLVVDILYAWIDPKIRY
- a CDS encoding peptide ABC transporter substrate-binding protein — translated: MTLKTKLLATTSALLIATTGALYADAHATHPVTGEALASDQSFTYRVGDESPSIDPGLVEDVDGADVVRDLFEGLYNQDAAGNLIPGVAVSHTVSDDGLIYTFTLRDNAKWSNGDPVTAGDFVYAWQRAASPELASPYSWYIDLMSIENGGDVIAGDMAPSELGVTAVNDTTLEVRLTQPLPYFPQMVTHGTTFPVHQATIEAHGSDWVLPENMVSNGAYVLTEFVPQERLVRERNPMYWDNENTILERVTKLVIPDENVALTRYLAGELDRTDVPAGQFPRLSAEYPDQAVSVPQACSYYYMFNLRDGAPEELQDPNVRKALSLAVDRNIIVENVLAGGQKPAYTFTHWATAGFETPNIPMADMTQADRNTMAQELLAEAGYGSDNPLSIDLVYNTDESHRAVAIAISQMWKQTLGVETTLANQEWQTFLEARSNGDFDVARGGWCADYNEASTFLDLMDSGSGYNDSKYMNPEVDALLAEAKTSENPQANYDRVEEFIAQDTPIIPIYHYAAVDMFAEDLQGWPYENFEQNWYSKDLYKIAE
- a CDS encoding hemerythrin domain-containing protein: MNELSLVARDALPDALRVLLAEYPREGWEADPGFDGLIRFWLDRHLMFRRLLGELRSGTEALLDRKIEVDRFAGLTSRYGGMLVNGLHEHHTIEDAHYFPKLVTKDARIAKGFAILDKDHHDLDEFLADFVGRANEVLGLTAKRNKLQTAAGHFQTELTKLEGLLDRHLIDEEELIVPVILRYGSRDLG
- a CDS encoding dihydrodipicolinate reductase gives rise to the protein MKSVILSLVLATAAAPAVADSYVPVKDQATFVSLVEGRELSNFFYGVSLSVSPNGQIDGSAIGWDIVGNWTWEDGYFCRELSWGGDPIPYNCQLVEARGDDRLRFTVDQGAGDSASFRLR
- the rpiB gene encoding ribose 5-phosphate isomerase B — protein: MTNKRIVLSSDHAAIGMRQTIADHIKAQGWEVVDIGPTTPESTPYPQHGEAAARRVASSDCALGIILCGTGQGIMMAANKVKGVRCGVCSDAFSARMIRQHNDANLLSLGARVIGDALALDIVDAFLNADFEGGRHATRVDMITAIEER
- the dapB gene encoding 4-hydroxy-tetrahydrodipicolinate reductase, with the protein product MTDTPGIVITGASGRMGQMLIKTVLASDKCRLVGVLERPGHDWIGQDIGTATGGQPVGVAVTDDAVEVFAKAQAVIDFTAPAATVGFAGLAAQARAVHVIGTTGLSEDDLKAINAASRHAVIVRAGNMSLGVNLLVQLTKKVAAALDEDFDIEIIEAHHNQKVDAPSGTALMLGEAAAEGRGVTLSDVRDSGRDGITGARQRGDIGFSAIRGGDIVGEHDVLFAAAGERIVLRHIATDRAIFARGALKAALWGQDKAPGEYDMMDVLGI
- the rbfA gene encoding 30S ribosome-binding factor RbfA, which translates into the protein MAKNANRDGKAPTQRMLRVGEVIRRTLSEVLQRGDVHDDELARMSITVGEVRMTSDLRIATAFVLPLGGQGKEEALEALRRNKHEIRHLVVKGGTMKFAPELRFEIDGTFDQIDATRALLAEDHVRQDLDD